In Carassius gibelio isolate Cgi1373 ecotype wild population from Czech Republic chromosome B13, carGib1.2-hapl.c, whole genome shotgun sequence, one genomic interval encodes:
- the LOC127970748 gene encoding uncharacterized protein LOC127970748 isoform X2 — MDSIEKAIQAVLPQLDEAKLETLVNELVKVGVEGPDDLQFIQEDDIKHLLTPIQCRKIIHSLKVCNAGPSNPQLSPSSSEPLSVAYSSTCPISSISPISAWVNSFEVPWNKVRLTLRRAVDAGETILTAKKWMLSIEGKVLIPPGAHMADFTTALAALFACYYVFNLEYQVEASTTLEFVQRFLVRINPDSNKCTAKEQMSKTTGRVVKRKTSYMNPHVISFIRDFTEFYLLTD, encoded by the exons ATGGACTCCATTGAGAAGGCAATACAGGCCGTGCTACCACAGCTAGATGAAGCAAAGCTTGAAACTTTAGTCAATGAGTTGGTGAAAGTAGGTGTTGAAGGACCAGATGATCTGCAGTTTATTCAAGAAGATGACATCAAACATCTGCTCACACCCATTCAGTGCAGAAAAATTATTCATTCCTTGAAAG TGTGTAATGCAGGTCCTTCAAATCCCCAGCTGAGCCCTTCATCGTCTGAGCCACTGTCAGTTGCCTATTCCAGCACATGCCCCATATCATCTATAAGTCCCATCTCTGCATGGGTGAACAGTTTTGAGGTGCCATGGAACAAAGTGAGGCTGACTCTTAGAAGAGCAGTAGATGCTG GAGAGACAATACTGACTGCAAAAAAATGGATGCTGTCGATCGAGGGGAAGGTCTTAATCCCACCTGGTGCTCACATGGCAGACTTCACCACTGCCTTGGCCGCTCTCTTCGCCTGTTACTATGTATTCAACCTAGAGTATCAGGTGGAAGCCAGCACAACACTGGAGTTTGTTCAGAg GTTTTTAGTCAGGATTAATCCTGACTCCAACAAGTGCACTGCCAAGGAGCAGATGAGCAAGACGACTGGGAGAGTGGTGAAGCGGAAGACTTCATACATGAACCCCCATGTCATCTCCTTCATCAGGGACTTCACGGAGTTCTATTTGCTAACTGACTAG
- the LOC127970748 gene encoding uncharacterized protein LOC127970748 isoform X1 — protein sequence MDSIEKAIQAVLPQLDEAKLETLVNELVKVGVEGPDDLQFIQEDDIKHLLTPIQCRKIIHSLKVCNAGPSNPQLSPSSSEPLSVAYSSTCPISSISPISAWVNSFEVPWNKVRLTLRRAVDAGERPAPDDRRHLIKVTVDAMRERSLNPTRRECVVVAKAITQKYPNSFLDKNEEGELIGCGYFSIINQLKTRVEYLNRGNSLSRLRKHKRTQRDDEDGDDDQPAVATCARIDSYGCVRWQPADYPDGETSASLEEKKLEMIDIFSREGLKGAERGRVEDLMAITYAKQREYINAKPSPSILDVGKEWPFLFSQKFLLSHFTTLTNVELYTRLNEDMDKKGKRLLDFFSSQITKWRKEVRAVLKEAIKKDREGSDGLAAMLVMLAHFKEQEESIFLIADETTTPADAEAQLSLPVTPRIIMLGKFHIQC from the exons ATGGACTCCATTGAGAAGGCAATACAGGCCGTGCTACCACAGCTAGATGAAGCAAAGCTTGAAACTTTAGTCAATGAGTTGGTGAAAGTAGGTGTTGAAGGACCAGATGATCTGCAGTTTATTCAAGAAGATGACATCAAACATCTGCTCACACCCATTCAGTGCAGAAAAATTATTCATTCCTTGAAAG TGTGTAATGCAGGTCCTTCAAATCCCCAGCTGAGCCCTTCATCGTCTGAGCCACTGTCAGTTGCCTATTCCAGCACATGCCCCATATCATCTATAAGTCCCATCTCTGCATGGGTGAACAGTTTTGAGGTGCCATGGAACAAAGTGAGGCTGACTCTTAGAAGAGCAGTAGATGCTGGTGAGAGGCCAGCTCCGGATGACCGCAGACACTTGATAAAAGTCACTGTTGATGCGATGAGAGAGCGTTCCTTGAACCCTACTCGCAGAGAGTGTGTGGTAGTGGCTAAAGCTATAACTCAAAAATATCCAAATAGCTTTTTAGACAAAAATGAAGAGGGGGAGCTAATTGGATGTGGGTATTTCAGCATTATAAATCAGCTCAAAACCAGAGTAGAATATTTGAATCGAGGCAACTCTCTTTCCCGTCTGAGGAAGCACAAACGCACCCAGAGAGATGATGAGGATGGTGATGATGACCAGCCAGCAGTAGCTACATGTGCAAGAATCGACAGTTATGGGTGTGTTCGTTGGCAGCCAGCGGACTATCCAGATGGGGAAACATCAGCATCATTAGAGGAAAAGAAGCTTGAGATGATTGATATATTCAGCCGAGAGGGACTAAAGGGCGCTGAGAGAGGAAGGGTAGAAGACCTAATGGCAATCACTTATGCCAAACAGCGGGAATACATCAACGCAAAGCCTTCCCCAAGCATTCTGGATGTGGGTAAAGAGTGGCCATTTCTCTTTTCACAGAAGTTTTTATTGTCACACTTCACCACTCTCACCAATGTTGAACTATACACAAGACTGAATGAAGATATGGACAAAAAGGGTAAAAGACTCCTGGATTTCTTCAGTAGTCAGATTACAAAGTGGAGGAAAGAAGTAAGAGCTGTTCTGAAGGAAGCCATAAAGAAGGACCGAGAAGGATCTGATGGCCTAGCAGCGATGCTTGTGATGTTGGCACACTTCAAAGAGCAAGAGGAGTCAATTTTTCTCATTGCTGAT GAGACTACCACTCCCGCAGACGCAGAGGCCCAGCTGTCTCTCCCAGTCACTCCAAGGATCATCATGCTCGGTAAGTTTCACATTCAATGTTAA